A genomic window from Solanum dulcamara chromosome 11, daSolDulc1.2, whole genome shotgun sequence includes:
- the LOC129875239 gene encoding casein kinase II subunit alpha-2 → MSKARVYTDINVLRPREYWDYESLTVQWGDQDDYEVVRKVGRGKYSEVFEGINVNSNEKCIIKILKPVKKKKIKREIKILQNLCGGPNIVKLLDIVRDQHSKTPSLIFEYVNSTDFKVLYPTLTDYDIRYYIYELLKALDYCHSQGIMHRDVKPHNVMIDHELRKLRLIDWGLAEFYHPGKEYNVRVASRYFKGPELLVDLQDYDYSLDMWSLGCMFAGMIFRKEPFFYGHDNQDQLVKIAKVLGTDELNAYLNKYQLELDPQLEAMVGRHSRKPWSKFINADNQHLVSPEAIDYLDKLLRYDHQSRLTAREAMAHPYFSQVRAAETSRMRTQ, encoded by the exons ATGTCTAAAGCTCGAGTATACACCGATATCAATGTGCTTCGTCCTAGGGAATATTGGGATTACGAATCCCTAACTGTTCAATGGGG TGATCAGGATGACTATGAGGTTGTTCGAAAAGTTGGAAGAGGAAAATATAGTGAAGTTTTTGAAGGTATAAATGTTAACAGCAACGAGAAGTGCATAATCAAGATCCTGAAACCTGTTAAGAAGAAAAAG ATCAAAAGAGAGATAAAGATACTGCAAAACCTCTGTGGTGGACCAAACATTGTCAAACTCCTTGATATCGTCAGAGATCAGCATTCAAAAACTCCAAGCTTGATTTTTGAGTACGTGAACAGCACAGATTTCAAAGTTTTGTACCCAACGCTAACGGATTACGACATACGGTACTATATATATGAGCTTCTCAAG GCACTAGATTATTGCCATTCACAGGGAATAATGCATAGGGATGTCAAGCCTCATAACGTTATGATAGACCATGAACTGCGGAAACTTCGCTTGATAGATTGGGGTCTTGCTGAATTTTACCACCCAGGAAAGGAATATAATGTTCGTGTAGCTTCAAG ATACTTCAAGGGCCCTGAACTTCTAGTTGACTTGCAAGATTATGACTATTCTTTGGACATGTGGAGCCTTGGCTGCATGTTTGCAGGAATG ATTTTCCGCAAGGAACCTTTCTTTTATGGCCATGATAATCAGGATCAGCTCGTCAAAATTGCAAAG GTACTTGGGACAGATGAGTTGAATGCATATTTGAACAAGTATCAATTAGAGCTTGATCCTCAGCTAGAGGCTATGGTTGGGAG ACACAGTAGGAAGCCGTGGTCCAAATTTATTAATGCAGACAATCAGCATCTAGTGTCACCGGAG GCTATAGATTATCTTGACAAGCTTCTCCGTTATGATCATCAGAGTAGACTTACTGCAAGAGAAGCAATG GCCCATCCATATTTCTCGCAAGTGAGGGCTGCAGAAACTAGCAGGATGAGGACACAGTAG
- the LOC129875240 gene encoding uncharacterized protein At2g23090-like, whose product MGGGNGQKAKMAREKNIEKMKGAKGSQLDANKKAMSIQCKVCMQTFMCTTSEVKCKEHAEAKHPKSDLATCFPHLKK is encoded by the exons ATGGGTGGAGGCAACGGTCAGAAAGCCAAGATGGCTCGCGAGAAGAACATCGAGAAGATGAAAGGCGCAAAAG GAAGCCAACTTGACGCGAACAAGAAGGCCATGAGTATCCAG TGCAAGGTGTGCATGCAGACATTTATGTGCACAACATCAGAGGTGAAGTGCAAGGAACATGCCGAGGCCAAACATCCAAAATCTGATCTCGCTACCTGTTTCCCTCATCTCAAAAAATGA